In a genomic window of Cynocephalus volans isolate mCynVol1 chromosome 1, mCynVol1.pri, whole genome shotgun sequence:
- the LOC134365685 gene encoding sterile alpha motif domain-containing protein 1-like produces MPERWARDSRLWQLRRPRAPPPRRAPPPRGPAGRPASSRGWPTVSPARALSASRLPAAPPPPGTRPVVPELRGGGATASDWSGPRRPHAPSLPCPRRRACYLRLSNGLELSMPSVSSWAAGECGPRVRLRCGAVSSVRAPLVRPRLSGARDLPSGRRCRGRTRGSPTPRLRTRIPERSRLGSVWDAARSPRPLSAVLARLIRAPSQRAGAQGAGSVWLRLHPSEAA; encoded by the exons ATGCCCGAACGCTGGGCTCGCGACTCCCG GCTCTGGCAGCTGCGCAGACCGCGCGCCCCGCCCCCTCGgcgcgccccgcccccgcgcgGCCCGGCCGGCCGCCCCGCCTCCTCCCGCGGGTGGCCCACCGTGTCCCCAGCGCGCGCTCTCTCCGCATCCCGGCTCCCCGCTGCGCCACCCCCGCCGGGGACCCGGCCCGTCGTCCCGGAGCTGCGCGGGGGCGGTGCCACAGCCTCGGACTGGAGTGGCCCTCGGAGACCGCACGCCCCCTCGCTGCCCTGCCCCCGCCGGCGCGCCTGCTACCTTCGGCTCTCGAACGGGCTGGAACTTTCCATGCCTTCGGTCTCATCCTGGGCGGCGGGCGAGTGCGGGCCGCGAGTGCGCCTGCGCTGCGGTGCGGTCTCGTCTGTGCGCGCTCCCCTTGTCCGCCCGCGACTCTCCGGCGCTAGGGACCTTCCCAGCGGAAGGCGGTGTCGAGGCCGGACCCGGGGCTCTCCCACCCCACGGCTGCGCACGAGGATTCCGGAACGTTCCCGCTTGGGGTCGGTGTGGGATGCCGCTCGCTCCCCCCGCCCGCTGTCCGCAGTCCTCGCGCGGCTAATCCGGGCCCCTTCCCAGCGAGCTGGGGCGCAAGGCGCGGGCTCGGTCTGGCTGCGGCTCCATCCCTCGGaggctgcgtga